GGGTATACTCACTGTTTCCACCCCGACCACTTATGAGGTGCAGCATCGTGCTGGGGTAGAGCGGCTTTTCAGCGGCTTAGGGCAGGCAGCTAATTTTGGAACTGTAGAGATCTATACCCAAATAAAGATCATGAAGGTTGAGTAATTTTTGAATGTTTGCCCTGCTTCATCGTTCAGAGAAACGACCTTGTGAAGCGGGGCAAACACTTAACGTTATGGCACAGTGGCTTCCAGAGTTGTTGCGCTGGCAAGTATGCAGCATACCTTATCCGAGCACACCTTTTACCGGCAGAGTACGCCTTTATCCATTGCGCTAGTTCGGAACTTCTGTTTTAGCGGTACAGGTTTGGGAAGTCAGCCAGATGTTTGCCTGCCAATGTAGTGCGTGACGCTTCGTGGCCTTAGCTTATCCGGGGGTGTCCATGTTTAGATATTCTGTCAGATCATAATTGTTACCCATCATCAGCGCAATACTTGCCGGAATACGTGATGAAGCAGGGGTTGAAGGGTGATGTTGCTTTATATTATCTATTTCAAGGGTTTGGAAAGAGGGCATCCTCAAAAAGACTGTTAATCAGAAAGTAGATTTGGACCTGTTCCCTCACTATCAATGAGCTGGAAAACAGCTTCCGCTTTTATACTTGTAGTAAACAGCCTGTACCTACAAGAGCTCCCATGATCTTAGAAGAAGGAATTTTTGGTGTTATATTAATCTAGATTATTAATGTAATAATTCAAAAATACCCAGAAGTAGGTATAGGTTTATTCACATGGCTCTAGCTAAATTGCCATTATTTCAATGTATAATTATTATCTTGAGGAGCTACTTTATTAGTCAGATTGGCTTGCTTAATTGAATCACTTTGCAAACAATAACTTTATGCCAGTAACTATACGAAAGCAGGCAAGACTTAAGTATATACCTATACTACTTCTAGTATTTACTGTTCTTTTCTGCAAAGGGCCCGAGCCCGAGCCTAGTCCTAATCCAACCCCGGCTTCCGGTATAATTGACAAGGTAGCGTTGCAAACCGGAGAAATACTGCTCCATGGGTCAACCCCGGAGTTGATCATGGCGCCTAATGAACAGACTTCTGTTACCATTAGTCAAATGAGCTTAAACTCAATTGATTCTTCTCCTAAAAACATTGCGTTGAACAGCTCTGACCCCAACGTGGTAACGGTAACGTCAGAGGGAAAAGTCAAAGCTGTTTCTAACGGCAGTGCTTTTATTGTTGGAAGTGACAAGGAAGGAAACAAAGCGGTATTTTCAGTAACAGTACGCACCAATGACCTCCCTGCCTTGACAGAACCTGTATTTAGTAACTTTGATAAGCCTATCTTGATTGTAAATATGGAAAAGGCTGAATCTGTAAAACCAATTATCCTAAACCGGTTAGGTCAGCCTTTGCAAGTACCGTATTCCTTAGGCTTCCAGTCCGGCAACACAAGTAAAGACGTAGCAGAAAATAGTCCTCCCAATTACCCTCAGGAGGGCATTTACAATCTAGCGGTTAAGGCGGGAGATAAGGAGTTGGTGGGAAATACACCCGTAATTTTATATACCCCAAGCAAGTCCTCTTTAGCAGAAATAAAGCCTAGAATGATAGGAGCTAGTTTGGAGTGGGGCAGGTATCCTAGTCATTTCAATAGGAATGGGCTGCAATCGCAACCGGTCAGAGGATTAGTCTACCGTTTAATTCCTAAGACATCAAATGGCAGAGTAGAGTTGTTACTAAACATTTCAGAAGAGGATGTCACTGTTGAAACAGAAGACAATACTGTTATCTCAGCCAATGGCTCCACTATTACGTCAGTAAAAGCAGGGATAGGAAAATGGCGGGTGAAGCAGGAAGACTATATTGGTCCTTGGAAAAATAGTCAGGTTTTCTATGATTTCTCTGGAGACTGGATTTGCAGCAATAATAAAAAGGGCTTCAGCATCCATATGGAGGTTCCTGAGGTAGTTGGTAGAATTTACCACAGAGGTGTTCAGGGTAACTATACAGCTTTTTTTCAACTCTATGAATTATGGGCGAATTGGTACATCCAGCGGGATTTAGCGAAGGCCCAATTCGTGAACCTGGTAACAAAAGAGGTCTCCAAAATTTCTAATGCTAAGATAGGTCCACTCTCAGCTTGTACCATCTGCTCTTATCCGACCGAACTTCAAAGACAGGGATGGTCTTACGGTGAACTGCACACGAGTTATGATAATACGCGGGGGGTGTTAACCTACATCAATGATGATGAATTCATGATGGCGGATGGGACGTTGAATGGACCCATATTCAAAAGGGGGAAAGTTGATTTGGCAAACCCCACAAATGTACCTACCTCAGTTGTAACAACCACCCCTGCCAGCATTGATGCCGTCTCTGCAGTCTTGGGAGGTACTGTAAGTGGATCTCCTGAGATTGTAGAAAGAGGGATTATCATTGATACAACTCCAAACCTTACTGTGGAGAGAAGAAACACGTTTCAAGAAGGTGCCGGAAACGGGGAGTTTGTAACAAAGGTTTCTGGATTTTCAGCGGATACCAGGTATTATGTCAATGCTTATGCTAAATCAGCAACAGGTGTAATTACATACGGTAATGAGTTAAGTTTTAAAACTACTGGTACGGGACCCGGTACTGGTGCTGGACCCGGTGCTGGAACCGGACCAGGTACCGGAACTGGTACATCCAAGGAAATCATAGTTGACACAGAGCTGAAAGGTGAGGCATACGAAAAGGTGGGTTTCTCCTTTACGCTTCCTGCCGGCGTCAAGACGATGGAGATAAGGACAGTTGAAAGTGCGACTGCCTACTGGAACACCGCGGACCTGTTTGTAAGAAAAGGTTCTGCCCCCGTTGTAGCAGGCCCGAAGCCGCCCACCTGGACCCCTGCCTATTCTTGGACGGCTGACTGTCATAGCACCGAACCTAACAGGTCTGAGGAAGTTTGCCCTTTCACGAACCCCGGAGCCGGCACCTGGTACGTAACGCTTTACGGGTATAATACTTATTTCCGTTCTCGTGTGATAATTACAATCACGAAGTGATAATTTCAGGCAGCGTAGGTTTATTACCTAGGCTGCCTGAAATGGGGCTAGGTAGAGCTGAAACCAAGGCATCACCAGAAGTGCAAGAAGTACTCGGATGCGGGTATACCGTACGGCTATATTGACTTTATACATTAGGACTTCTGGTACTGCTAGCAATGCGGTTTAAGTCGGTTGTGGACCAGTCAAAGGAAGGTATGTGTTCACTCAATTCTCCACCATTGAAAAGAAAGGAGGAGCCGGTACGCGTATAAGAAGTAACTATAAAAACAAGCTAAGAACTGCAAGTAGGGCTGGGTTTTAGGTTGTGGCATGGAAACAAGAAAACCTGTCATGGAATAGGGCGCTTTCCCGAATGTGGCGGAACGGCAGCGGGACGAGAACCGGGGGTGATTAAAAGGGACGTCCACGCTGGGCGACCCGGACGGGGACGGGGACTACGATGTGCTGTATTCCTTCGGGGCCCGCTCCTTCAGCATCTGGCCAGGTATACGACAGCGGCGGCGAGGTCGGCAAACTCCTGGCGACGGCTTCCTTTTACCCCGACGACCGGAGCGACGACAAAGGAGCTGAGCCTGAAGGCGTAGCCGTGGGACGCGTAAACGACGGAACCATCGCTTTCGTGGGCGCTGAGCTGGCGGACGCCGTGCTGGTGTACGATGTGTCGAACCCGGGCAGGCCGGAGTTCCTGCAGGTACTGCGAACGGGCGATGCCCCGGAGGGAATAATTTTCATACCGGCCGGTGAGGGCCCCGGCCAAAGGAGCCTGCTGGTGGTCAGATCCGAGAATGACGGGACAGTGAAGGTATTCGAGGCCGGCGCCATGAGGTAACAGGGCGGGTAGGTAACACCATCTCAGAGCGTTGGTGCAGTCTAAAAGATGCTTTGCAGCGCCGCTTCGAGGTTTAGAGGCGGCGCTGCTTTTTTTAGTGCCCTGTCAGTTTGAATTTCTGCAGAAAGGAGGACTGGAGGAACCTTGCCTGTAGTAGCTCCTGCTTCGGTGCCTGAAAGCAGTGCTGAAGAAATGATTGTTCCGGTTAAAGTTGATATAAGAGCCGGTCCGTTTTGTAAAAAAAATTGTGCGGCTCTTTTTTTGTATTTTCTACGGTAAGTGTAACAGCTTGTTTTGTTAGATGACTCATACAATTTCTTTGCAACCGTTGAAGAGAGAGTAGCTGTAAAGAATATTTTAACAGTGAAGTTACAGCCCTTTACTTAATCATCAATTGGTCATTTGAACCTCTCCAATACATGTGGTATGTAACTAAAGTCAATGAACTTTTTAAGACAATGTCTAACATTTATTAAAAAGTGCGTTTAAACTATTCTAAACCACTCTTATGTTAACCTTAATAATCCAACGGACTCACAAGAAGCCTCTCTACGCTGCGTAGAGAGGCTTTTTTGCTTTACGGTGCTGCATTTAGAGCAGGCACTCGATACAACAGCCGACAAAGAGTGGCGCACGCCCAGATTCTCAAAATCCAAAAATAGATAACTGTCTGGCACGTAATGCGATGCACCTGGTGGTTTCCATCTTCGTTGCGGAAAGGCTGCGTGCAAGAACCTACTGCAGAACGATCCTCCATCACTCTGGCACGATCCTCACGCACATTTAAACTTCACTTTCATTTTTCGATGGGAAGGCTGGTGTGGGCAACGAGTTATTAAGACCTGCCTTGTTACCGCTACACGTTGCCATCCATAGGCATAGGTAGTGGTTTTTCTAATTACGACAATCTGGTGTTAACCCTATGGACTAATTGAAATCGTATTATTAAAGTATTTAGAATAAATCTAAATTGTAATTGTTTGAACCTCATTTCCTTTTACCTTTGCAGTAGTTTGTAACTATTCTAAATAAGGAACAGGTGTGCAACAGCATTCAATACATATAAAAGCGTTTTTTAGTCTTTTGGCTTTATTCTGTTTCGCCCACACCGCCTGGGCACAGGAACTGGAGAAGGCAAGCGTGTCCGGCAACGTGAGTGCCTCCACAGGCGAAGCACTTGCCGGCGTTACTGTGGTACTAAAAGAGACCGGTATAGGCACGGCAACCAACGCTGATGGCGAGTTTGAGGTGGCAGGCATCACTCCCGGGAATTATGTGCTGCAGTTCAGCTTTGTGGGATTCGAGACACAGGAGAAAGCTGTACAGCTAAAGGCATCGCAAAGAGAAACGGTAAGTATAAACCTCCGGGAGAAGTCCTTTGAAGTAAAGGGTGTTGAGGTAATTGGGAAGTCCGCTGCCCGCCTGCTAAACGAGCAAGCTTACGCGGTTACCGCCGTTTCTACCAAGGAGCTGCAGAACAGCGTGGCGGATGCAAGGCAGGTCCTTAACCGCGTATCAGGTGTACGGGTACTGGAAGAAGGAGGATTGGGGTCAAATCTAAGCTTCACCCTGAATGGCTTTTCGGGAGACCAGGTGAAGTTCTTCCTGGATGGCGTTCCAATGGGCAGCTTCGGGACATCCCTTCGTCTAAGCGATATTCCTGTTAATACCATTGAAAGAATAGAGGTATACAAAGGAGTTGTGCCGGTTTGGCTGGGTACCGATGCGCTGGGTGGCGCTGTGAACATCATCACAAACAAAAAGAGCAACTTTCTCGATGCCTCCTACTCCATCGGATCTTTCAACACACACCGCCTGTCGCTGAACGGAGCCCGCACCAATCCTAAAACCGGCTTCACTGTCAGGGCAAACGCCAACTACAATTACTCCGATAACAACTACAGAGTATGGGTGCCGATCACAGCGGGAAACAACGTGGTCGATTCAGCTGAGGTAGAGCGGTTCCATGACCGCTACCGCTCGGGCAACATGATGCTGGAAACGGGATTGGTGAACAAGAAGTATGCAGATCAGCTTCTTGTGGGAGTGATTGCCGCAGCCAACGACCAGCAGGTGCAGACAGGCACCACCATGAGCAGTGTGTACGGCGGCATTGTCCGGAACAGCCGCTCGCTGGTACCCACCCTCAAGTATAGCAAAGACAACCTGTTGGTAGATGGCCTGAATGTGAGTCTTTACAGCGCGTACAGCATTACGGAATCCCAAATTATCGATACCCTAAGCGGGGTTACCTACAACTGGAGGGGGGAGGCAACGTATGTGCCCGGATCAAATGATGCCGAGAATCCATCCAGGAAAGCAACTTTCACAACCCTCTACGACAATGAACTCAACAGCCAGCTAAATGCTGGGTACGCCATCAGCCCGAAGCACTCGCTGGCCATTAACTATGCCCTGACAAACTTCCACAGGAAGGCGTTTGACACCGAGGACCCCGATAAGATCCAGAACAAGTTTCCGAACACCCTGAGCAAGCAGGTGGTGGGTGTCGCCTATAAGTATGATCCGACTGAAAAATGGAGTACCACCCTTTTTAGCAAGCTATACCTGCTCAGGGCAAAGACCAGCAAGGAGTATGATTTCGGCACTGACACCCGCCGCGTAGCTTCCTACGAGAACAGTAACAAAAGCTTTGGCTATGGTGTTGCCACCTCTTATTTCCTGCTTCCCCAGTTGCAGCTGAAAGCATCGTACGAGCATACGTACCGCATGCCCTGGGCCTCGGAGATTTTCGGCGATGGTCTGTTTGTCTTGCCTAACCCGGAGCTGGGACCGGAGCAGAGCGACAATTTCAATGCAGGGGCCGCCTACGGCTTCAAGTTGTCGCAGGACCACCAGTTTAACATCGAGAGCAGCTTTATCTACCGCAAGGCAAAAGACCTGATTTACCAGGTGGTGAGCGGAAGCCCCGAGACGTACTATAGCAACCTGAGCAAAACACGCACGCTGGGCGTGGAGGGAAGTATGAAGTATGCGTGGCGGGATATCCTGCACCTGGGCGGCGGGGCCACGTTTCAGGACATCACCGACCAGGCTGAAACTGTGTTCAGCCTTTACTCCGGCTACCAGCGCAACTTCCAGCAAGGCTACCGGCTGCCAAACACGCCCTACTTCTTTGCGAACGCCAACGCGGGGTTTACCTTCCGAAATGCGCTGGCGAAGGAGTCTGTCTGGAACGTGAACTATTACTATAATTTCGTGGAGCAGTATTTCCTGAGCTGGGCGAAGCTTGGCTCCCGCGACTCCAAGAAGATTATCCCGACGCAGTCGTCGCACAACCTCGAAATTTCCTGTAGCCTGAGCCAGGGCAAGTATAACATCTCCGCTGAAGTCCGCAACCTGACGGATGCGCGGCTTTACGATAAATATTACCTGCAAAAACCCGGGCGCGCCTTTTACCTGAAGGTGAGGTACGTCCTCTAAATCTATACTACCAATTTTATAACCAGAGCAAAAAATATGTTTTCGATCAAAAAAGCAAGACAGCTGGCACTGCCTATTCTGAGCCTTTGTGCATCTGTTGCCTTTACCTCCTGCGACAGTGAATCGGATAACCCGACGCCTGTTGAAGCGAACCCGTTTGTGGTGTCGCTTGCCGTGGCGGGCAGCGATGGTGTTTTTACCTATTACACCGTTCCGTTTGAGGATGTGATGAGCGGCACCCTTTCTGCCGTGGGGCAGGGCGTTGAGCAGCCGGGCTACTATGAGTTCACGCAGTTTGACAACACCATCTACAGCATCGGCGGACTTGACAACAAGGATGTGGTGGGTATTTCGCAGGGGGAGGACGGACAGTTGCAGCGCATCGGAAACGTGTCGTTCGAAAGCGGCCTTGCCGACCTTATCGAAGTAGACGCGAACACCCTGCTGGGCCTGGAGTTGTCTTCCGGTTCAGACATGGTGAAATTCCATACCATTGATGCCAATGCGGTAACTGTAACCAATACCAGGCAGCGCCCGGTTTCCGATATTACAAACTTGAGGGTTCCGGCCTACGCGGGCATGCGCATCAGCGGCAACCACCTTTTCCTGAGCTACTACATCAGCGACCCGGCTACTTTTAACACCGCTTACACCGATAAGGCGCAGGTAGCTGTTTATACTTACCCGGGGCTGGAGTTTGTGAAGGTAATAGAGGACGAGCGCACCGGCCCGATTGGGGGCTTTAACACCAAGTCGGGACTTATTAAGGATGAGAAAGGGGATATCTATGCACTTTCTCACTCTAACCCGGCAAACGGCTACAGCCAGACCACCAGAGACGGCGGCATCCTGCGCATCAGAAGCGGCGAGGCAGCATTTGATCAGAACTATTTCTTTGATGTGGAGGAAGTAACCGGAGGCAAGAACATCGCGCACCTGAAGTATCTGGGTAACGGAAAAGCCCTTGCCGAAATCAACACGGCAGCCAATACGGACCAGGTAAGATGGTCGGATGGCCCCCTGCGCACAGCCATTGTAGACTTGTACAACAAAACAGTTACGTACATCGACGGTATTCCTGAGCATCCGGGCCACGGCAGAAGACTGTCTGCCCTGCACAACGAGAGCTTCGTGTACATGGCTATCCAGCACAATGACAAGCGAAACTTTGTGTACAAAATAGACCTGCAGAACAACACAGCCACCAAGGGCGCTGAAGTAAACGCCAACTTTGTAGCTGGCTTCTTCAGGCTGTAATACCTGATCAGAAAATACCTGGCAGCTTCACCGTAGAAAGGTGAAGCTGCTGTTTTCTTTAAGAATTTTTGTGTTGCGTACAGATGAACAGCAAAAAGAAGAATAGCCGGAGTGCTTTGAGAAAGCTGAATGATTGGCTGCACCTTTGGCTGGGCCTTGGCTCAGGCATTGTAGTATTTATCGTCAGCATCACGGGGTGTTTCTATGCCTTTCAGCAGGAAATAAAAGATGCCCTAGAGCCCTGGCGCTTTGTGGAGGTGCAGCATAAGCCTTTTGTGCCACCAAGCCAGCTGCTGGATACGGCTCAGACCTACATGCCCGGCCAAACACCCACAGGTCTGACGTACAGCAACCAGGAAGGCGCTGCGGCTGTAGGCTATGAGGGCCTCGAGAATGGAAAGCATACCTTTACGGCTGTCTTTATGAATCCCTATACCGGAGAGTTCCTGCAAAAGCAGCAGGCGCTGGGGGAGGGGCAGTTCGACTTTTTCCAGTTTGTGCTGGATGGCCACCGGGCACTTTGGCTGCCGTACGAAATAGGCCGCCCGATTGTGGGAATCGCTACGCTTATTTTTCTGGTGCTGCTTGTAACGGGCCTGGTGATGTGGTGGCCCCGGAAGTGGAATAAGACCAATGTCAAAAAGAGCTTTAACATTAAGTGGAACGGCAGTTTTAAGCGCGTAAACTACGACCTGCACAACGTGGTTGGCTTTTACAGCCTGCTCTTCGCCTTTGTACTGGCGGTAACGGGCCTGGTGTGGAGCTTCGGATGGTTTGCAGATTCCCTATACTATGTTACCTCCGGCGGAGAAGCCATGCCGGTTCACAGTCACCCGCACTCAGATGTCTCCAGAGCCGGAATGGCAAGCGATACCGTTTCAGCACTGGACAAAGCCTGGTACAAAACCCTGGCCCAGGAGCCAGACGCGCAGGGTTTCTTTATGACTCCTACACTGGAGCACGCGGACGATGCCATCGAAGTGATTGCCTACCAGGACCATGGCTCCTGGTATAACCGGAATGAGTATTATTATGACCGGTACACGCTGGAGCACTACCGTGTGAAAGGAGATAAGTATGAGGAGGCCAGTTTTGCAGACCAGCTCTACATGCTCAACTACGACATTCATATTGGGGCGGTGTGGGGCTTGCCAGGTAAAGTACTTGCTTTCTTTTTAAGTTTGATTTGTGCCAGCCTGCCTGTAACGGGCTTCTTGGTGTGGTGGAATAAAAAGAAGAAGCCAAAAGCAAGTATAACTGCGGCCGATCACCAGCGCAAGATGAAACCACAAGCCGGTATCGCCAAAGTATAGTGAACCAGGAAAAAGCGGTGCTATCTGCAGCTAGTGTTGGTTCCTGAGGAGCCGCCCGGTTCAGCAACAGTGCCCTTTCGGCCGGAGGCAAATAATAGAAAGTATAAGAAGTTATAAGGCACTACCCCAGTGTCTCCGGAAGTCCAGAAATAGTATGCCCGCCGCAACACTGGCCGTAGGCATCAGCCGTGCAGCACCCTGTTCTCTTTTTCCGACTCCTCATCATTGTTCACCACCACTATTAGCTTGGCGAGGGGGTCCAGCACGGTGGTCCCGCTCAGAGTAACCTATGCTGCGCCTCCTGCAGCTGCGCCCTCTGGCCTGGGCGTTTAATGTTCCGTCAGGATGCTGCTTGGCCGCTGTATGTTTACATATATACGGCCTGAGGCTATTGGATATTCCTTTCAAGCCTTGTATTTACTTCGCCAGTCGGGAGTAAAAGGTAACTGGTTGGGACTATTCGGATCAAACGGAATTGCTTTGAGAAAGAGAGGAGTGGATCAGGCGTTTCGGGTGGAGCAAAGTATGGTAATGCGTTTGAAGTAGATATGATTATATGGTTTAAATGATAGTTTGTAATAAACGGGATCAAACTTAAGTTTCAAAAAAAACACCTGGCAAGCTGTAGCGCGGCTTTATTTTTCTTCAATGTAATATCTTTGCTGCACACGATATCAAATAAAACGTATACTTCTGCATCAAACGCAACGACTATGAAAAAAATAAAACTACTGGCGCTGCTATGGCTACTTGCTGCCACGCCGCTGCTGGCACAGAACTACAAGACAGGCATTGGCCTTCGGGGCGGCTACGTTTCCGGGCTCACCGTTAAGCACTTTGTCAATGGCACGAGCGCCCTGGAGGGCATTATCTCCCCGCGCTGGGAAGGGCTTCTCATTACCGGGCTGTACGAGAAGCATACCACCGCCTTTCAGGTAAAGCAACTGCAGTTCTATGGTGGCATTGGGGCACACGTGGGGCTGTGGAATTTCCCGGACCACAAGCACAGACACCATCCCTGGTTCCACCATGACGACCATGACCACGACCACGATCATCATCGGGTGATCGGGGCAGACCTGGTGATGGGGCTGGAGTATACTTTCAATGAGATACCTTTTACCCTTGGGGCGGATTGGAAGCCGGCCATCAACCTCATTGGTCACCAGGGTGTGTGGCTGGGGGATGTGGCCCTGAACTTACGCTTCCTGATCAGCAGGTAAGGCTCCCTTGTTTTGGCAACATGCATTTCGGGTTGTTTGCCATAGGCAATTAAAGCAGGCTCCTTCGCAAAGGAGCCTGCTTGCGTTACAGAAAATAAGACCGTTCGCGGTTAAATGTGTGGGCTACAGCTTTAAGACAGCTGCCGATACCTGTATCAGCAACGCTGACTCTTTACGTATACAGGGTTCCTTTTACCCGCTGGCGACGGAAAGTGCGCACTTAAGCCGGGTAACAATCCGTTATGCTAGAGGAGGCAAAGGAAGCTTAAAGTGTTGGCACCCTCCCGAAGTGGCAGCTGCACCCATGTAGCGTACTGGTAACAGATGCTGCCGGCAGCGCAGGCTGTCACCTTCCGTTTCCCCACACGATACGTCGCCGTTACGAATCTTAAATTTAAATTCAGAGCATCATGTTTAAATATACTTACCGCTACTTCCTGTTTTTTCTGCTACTTCTGGCTGGCTGTAAGGAGTCTGAGGTGATGCCGCGGAACTCGCTTACCCTAGAGGAGGAGCAGTTGCTGCTGGGCAACCCCAGCGGCGCTACAGCCGAAAAGAGCAACCAGAGCAATTACCTGATTACAAAGCCGCAGTACGTGCTTTCCTACAGCCGTGAGCGCGGAACGCCTAACTGGGTAAGCTGGCACGTGACCCAGGACTGGCTGGGCACAGCCGACAGGCAGGATGATTTCCGGGCAGATCCCGCCTTGCCAGAGGAATGGTACCACGTTACGGCCAGCAGCTACCGGGGCAGTGGCTTCGATCGGGGACACAACACACCCTCCGCAGACCGGACCAAAACCGCCGCGGACAACTCTGCCACCTTCCTGATGACCAACATGATACCGCAGGCCCCGAAAAGCAATCAGGAGTTGTGGGCGAACCTCGAGGATTATACCCGTGGTCTGGTACGGCAGGGCATGGAGGTGTATGTGGTGATGGGCAGCTACGGCAGGGGCGGCACAGGTAGCAACGGCAGCGCCAAAACCATCGACAACGGCAGAATTACTGTGCCCAGCCGCATCTGGAAAGTGCTGGTGCTGCTGCCAGAGGGCAACAATGATCTGGAGCGGATTGACAGCTCCACGCGCGTGATAGCGGTAGACACACCCAACACCAACACTGTTCGCACAGACTGGGGAACGTACCGCACCACCGTAGATGCCATTGAGGAGGCTACCGGTTACAACCTGCTCTCCAGGCTTCCGGAAAAGGTGCAGCAAGTGTTGGAGAGCCAGGTGGATAAGGGATTAACGCGGTGATGCCTTGGCAAGTATAACTGACACGAAAGGAGGCAAAAAGATGAGTGATAAAGAGATTGACGCTGCTACAGCTAGCTTGCTGAGAGAACTGCGCCAGCTTTCGGAGGGCCTGTGGTACGTAAGCGAGACAGACGCACCGCTGGAGGTGGTGCAGTATCCTGCTCAGGGCGAGAAAGAGTTAACTCACGCACAACTTGCGGATTGGGCAGGTAAGCCAGCCGGTGCAACGGTGGAAAAAGCGGAGCTTCCTTATTTCTTCAGAAACATGACGAAGGAAAGTGAGGGTGCGACAGAAGAGGAGCGGCGGGATGCTCAGCGCTTTCAGGAGTTACAGCGCTTTCTGGAGCAGCACCTGCAGCACGTGCAGGTATACCGGGTGGGACAACGAAGTATCACAGCCTTCATACTTGGGGAGGCCCCGGCGGGTAACCTGGTCGGGCTTAAAACGGAGCTGGTAGAAACGTGAGACCGGTAGCAACATGTAGATTCCTTTTAACATAAATTAAGGATAGTGCAGTGAACAATAGTGACGCTACTTTAGGTTATATTTAATGACTGACAGGCCATCTAATGAGTTAACGTGCAGCTAAAAAACTAATGCCTTACGTTTAGAAACAGCACCGTGAAAAGAACTATTTACTTCATCCTTATACTAGTTTATACTTGCCTGGGCAGCGCCAGCGCCAGTACGGGGCAACGTACCATCGAGGCACAACCCGACACTTTTCCTGTGCCGAAGAACATAAAAGGC
Above is a window of Pontibacter akesuensis DNA encoding:
- a CDS encoding DNA/RNA non-specific endonuclease, which produces MFKYTYRYFLFFLLLLAGCKESEVMPRNSLTLEEEQLLLGNPSGATAEKSNQSNYLITKPQYVLSYSRERGTPNWVSWHVTQDWLGTADRQDDFRADPALPEEWYHVTASSYRGSGFDRGHNTPSADRTKTAADNSATFLMTNMIPQAPKSNQELWANLEDYTRGLVRQGMEVYVVMGSYGRGGTGSNGSAKTIDNGRITVPSRIWKVLVLLPEGNNDLERIDSSTRVIAVDTPNTNTVRTDWGTYRTTVDAIEEATGYNLLSRLPEKVQQVLESQVDKGLTR
- a CDS encoding nuclease A inhibitor family protein, translating into MSDKEIDAATASLLRELRQLSEGLWYVSETDAPLEVVQYPAQGEKELTHAQLADWAGKPAGATVEKAELPYFFRNMTKESEGATEEERRDAQRFQELQRFLEQHLQHVQVYRVGQRSITAFILGEAPAGNLVGLKTELVET